A stretch of Dromaius novaehollandiae isolate bDroNov1 chromosome 8, bDroNov1.hap1, whole genome shotgun sequence DNA encodes these proteins:
- the LRRC8D gene encoding volume-regulated anion channel subunit LRRC8D has product MFTLAEVASLNDIQPTYRILKPWWDVFMDYLAVVMLMVAIFAGTMQLTKDQVVCLPVLQSTVNSKAQPGTSGKADVTTVETTTGQREEASMRTVSFGSAPTVTPDVPLSRATSSQYQPTESGQELKKEQKDSSGRKTNLDFQQYVFINQMCYHLALPWYSKYFPYLALIHTIILIVSSNFWFKYPKTCSKIEHFVSILGKCFESPWTTKALSETACEDSEENKQRITGAQSLPKHVSTSSDEGSPSASTPMITKTGFKFSAEKPVIEVPSMTILDKKDGEQAKALFEKVRKFRAHVEDSDLIYKLYVVQTVIKTVKFIFILCYTANFVNAISFEHICKPKVEHLIGYTQFECTHNMAYMLKKLLISYISLICVYGFICLYTLFWLFRIPLKEYSFEKVREESSFSDIPDVKNDFAFLLHMVDQYDQLYSKRFGVFLSEVSENKLREISLNHEWTFEKLRQHVSRNAQEKQELHLFMLSGVPDAVFDLTDLDVLKLELIPEAKIPAKISQMTNLQELHLCHCPAKVEQTAFSFLRDHLRCLHVKFTDVGEIPAWVYLLKNLRELYLIGNLNSENNKMIGLESLRELRHLKILHVKSNLTKIPSNITDVAPHLTKLVIHNDGTKLVVLNSLKKMMNVAELELQNCELERIPHAIFSLSNLQELDLKSNSIRTIEEIISFQHLKRLTCLKLWHNKIVNIPSSITHVKNLESLYLSNNKLESLPAAVFSLQKLRCLDVSYNSIAVIPIEIGLLQNLQHFHITGNKVDILPKQLFKCVKLRTLSLGQNCITSIPEKVGQLLQLTHLELKGNCLDRLPATLGQCRLLRKSGLVVEDHLFDTLPSEVKEVLNQDTSIPFANGI; this is encoded by the coding sequence ATGTTTACCCTTGCAGAAGTTGCATCGCTTAATGACATTCAGCCAACCTATCGTATCCTGAAACCATGGTGGGATGTATTTATGGATTATCTAGCCGTCGTTATGTTAATGGTTGCCATTTTTGCTGGAACCATGCAGCTGACCAAAGACCAGGTGGTCTGCTTGCCAGTTTTGCAGTCTACTGTAAATTCAAAAGCACAACCCGGCACATCAGGGAAGGCTGACGTTACCACTGTTGAAACAACCACTGGTCAAAGAGAAGAAGCATCGATGAGAACGGTTTCCTTTGGAAGTGCCCCTACTGTAACACCTGACGTACCTCTGAGCAGAGCTACCTCTTCTCAGTATCAACCCACTGAATCAGGTCAGGAGCTGAAGAAGGAGCAGAAAGATTCTTCAGGCCGTAAAACCAATTTGGATTTTCAGCAATATGTATTTATTAACCAGATGTGCTATCATCTGGCTCTTCCTtggtattcaaaatattttccctatCTTGCTCTCATCCATACTATTATTTTGATAGTCAGTAGCAATTTTTGGTTCAAGTATCCCAAGACTTGCTCAAAAATAGAGCATTTTGTGTCCATATTGGGGAAGTGCTTCGAGTCCCCATGGACTACAAAAGCATTGTCTGAAACGGCATGTGAGGACTCGGAGGAGAACAAACAGAGGATAACTGGTGCCCAGTCCCTGCCCAAGCATGTTTCCACTAGCAGCGACGAAGGAAGCCCAAGTGCCAGCACTCCCATGATAACAAAGACTGGCTTcaaattttcagctgaaaagcCAGTGATCGAGGTTCCCAGCATGACTATTCTGGATAAGAAAGATGGAGAGCAAGCCAAAGCGCTGTTTGAGAAAGTCCGTAAGTTCCGGGCCCACGTGGAGGACAGTGATTTGATTTACAAGCTCTATGTTGTCCAGACTGTCATCAAGACTGTCAAGTTCATCTTTATTCTCTGCTATACTGCAAACTTTGTCAACGCCATTAGTTTTGAGCACATCTGCAAACCCAAAGTGGAACACCTGATTGGCTACACACAGTTTGAGTGTACACATAACATGGCTTACATGTTAAAGAAGCTGCTTATCAGCTATATTTCTCTCATTTGTGTCTATGGTTTTATCTGTCTCTACACGCTCTTTTGGCTGTTTCGAATACCTTTAAAAGAATATTCCTTTGAAAAGGTCAGAGAAGAGAGTAGCTTCAGTGATATTCCTGATGTCAAAaatgattttgcatttcttttgcataTGGTAGATCAGTATGACCAGCTGTATTCTAAGCGGTTTGGTGTCTTTTTGTCAGAGGTAAGTGAGAACAAGCTACGGGAAATTAGTTTAAACCATGAATGGACTTTTGAAAAGCTGCGGCAGCATGTTTCCCGTAATGCCCAGGAGAAGCAAGAGCTGCACCTCTTCATGCTATCAGGGGTCCCTGATGCGGTGTTTGATCTGACTGATCTGGATGTCTTGAAACTGGAGCTGATTCCTGAAGCAAAAATCCCAGCAAAAATCTCCCAGATGACAAACCTTCAGGAGCTTCATCTGTGCCACTGCCCTGCAAAGGTCGAGCAGACTGCCTTCAGCTTCCTCCGGGACCACTTGAGATGCCTTCATGTGAAATTCACAGATGTTGGAGAAATTCCTGCGTGGGTGTATTTGCTAAAAAACCTCCGTGAATTGTACTTGATAGGCAACTTGAACtctgaaaacaataaaatgatAGGGCTTGAATCTCTCAGAGAGTTGAGACATCTTAAAATTCTCCATGTGAAGAGCAACTTGACCAAAATTCCCTCCAATATCACTGATGTGGCACCACATCTAACAAAACTAGTCATTCATAATGATGGCACTAAGCTTGTGGTACTGAATAGCCTTAAGAAGATGATGAATGTTGCTGAGTTGGAACTACAGAACTGTGAACTGGAGAGAATTCCCCATGCCATCTTCAGTCTCTCTAACTTACAGGAACTGGATTTAAAGTCAAATAGTATACGCACAATTGAAGAAATCATTAGTTTCCAGCACTTGAAAAGGTTGACTTGTTTAAAGCTGTGGCACAATAAAATAGTCAACATTCCTTCCTCCATCACCCACGTAAAGAACTTGGAGTCACTTTATCTCTCCAATAATAAACTCGAATCCTTACCAGCCGCAGTGTTCAGTTTACAGAAACTTAGATGTTTAGATGTAAGCTACAACTCAATTGCAGTGATTCCAATAGAGATAGGTTTGCTTCAAAATCTGCAGCATTTTCACATCACAGGAAACAAAGTCGATATTTTGCCAAAACAGTTGTTTAAGTGTGTTAAATTGAGGACTTTGAGTCTGGGACAAAACTGCATTACCTCAATCCCAGAGAAGGTCGGTCAGCTGCTGCAGCTAACTCACCTGGAACTGAAGGGAAACTGCTTGGACCGTCTGCCGGCCACGCTGGGGCAGTGTCGGCTTCTCAGGAAAAGCGGGCTTGTTGTGGAGGATCACCTCTTTGACACTCTGCCCTCAGAAGTTAAAGAGGTATTGAATCAAGACACAAGCATTCCCTTTGCTAACGGGATTTAA